One part of the Salmo salar chromosome ssa10, Ssal_v3.1, whole genome shotgun sequence genome encodes these proteins:
- the LOC106560271 gene encoding transmembrane protein 165, producing MLLLAGVRDGRANRSVMCVLLPMTIAVLLSVGVAGIQEEHKHVQEQTPQEKAPTAHAIGPEVSGNDSSKSENLGFIHAFVAAISVIIVSELGDKTFFIAAIMAMRYNRLTVLLGAMLALGFMTCISVMFGYATTIIPRIYTYYVSTALFAIFGVRMLREGLKMSPDEGQEELEEVQADIKKKDEELQMSKLLNGAADVESGSGSSHPQRKWHSFISPVFIQAFTLTFLAEWGDRSQLTTIILGAQEDPFGVAVGGTLGHCLCTGLAVVGGRMIAQKISVRTVTIIGGIMFLAFAFSALFIKPDAGF from the exons ATGCTTCTCCTTGCCGGCGTAAGGGATGGAAGGGCTAACAGAAGTGTGATGTGTGTCCTGCTGCCCATGACTATCGCGGTGTTGCTGTCGGTCGGAGTTGCTGGGATCCAGGAGGAACACAAACATGTCCAAGAACAAACGCCACAAGAG AAAGCACCTACTGCTCACGCCATTGGCCCCGAGGTCAGTGGAAATGACTCCAGCAAATCCGAGAACCTGGGCTTCATCCATGCCTTTGTAGCTGCCATCTCTGTCATCATTGTCTCTGAGCTGGGAGACAAGACTTTCTTCATCGCTGCCATCATGGCAATGCGCTACAATCGCCTCACCGTGCTGTTGGGGGCAATGCTAGCCCTTGGCTTTAtgacctgcatctcag TGATGTTTGGCTATGCCACCACCATCATCCCCAGGATCTACACATACTACGTGTCTACGGCTCTGTTCGCCATCTTTGGTGTCCGCATGCTGAGAGAGGGGCTGAAGATGAGTCCAGACGAGGgccaggaggagctggaggaggtgcAGGCTGATATTAAAAAGAAGGATGAGGAG CTGCAGATGTCTAAGCTGCTAAATGGGGCTGCAGATGTGGAGTCGGGCTCAGGATCAAGCCATCCTCAGAGGAAGTGGCACAGCTTCATCTCGCCTGTGTTCATCCAGGCCTTTACCCTCACCTTCCTGGCAGAGTGGGGAGACCGCTCTCAGCTCACCACCATCATCCTGGGTGCCCAGGAG GATCCTTTTGGAGTGGCGGTGGGTGGTACTCTGGGACACTGTCTATGCACAGGACTGGCTGTGGTTGGAGGAAGGATGATTGCACAGAAGATTTCTGTCAGAACTG tTACAATCATTGGTGGGATCATGTTCCTTGCCTTTGCCTTCTCTGCCCTCTTCATCAAACCGGATGCTGGATTCTAA